The following are encoded together in the Streptomyces tsukubensis genome:
- a CDS encoding FUSC family protein, whose translation MNEVYGWWSATQRSFRASLKMERTLSDPWAIARSAVAIIAASAVGWALDDPLAWAMMTVGAFICGIGTLLAPIRHRAVNALVIGVGFSLATFVGVWLHPMGWWFLVVLAVASYVAGLWRAFGAAPGIRACLVTIGLMITADLSPGTDPGLTMVMWMAAGSGMVFVTQLLPPYGRRQPAQRKAVAALYQALATYAATAPEVGSKLPSAPFTAARRTLDLLPAFARPAAAPLFGLLAEAENIRRSLFATADDGRLPRQAVADRLAAVATTVASGRPRELDAETRERLGSWSQEAKGAAGTLVARLAEADRLAGRWWDARGPEGLDEVLHAFPVPHAVRAGLRRLRAETRPGAPLSRHAVRIALGTTAGEAAGRALGAFWGHALPHHGFWAALTTMLVLFPDYGHTFARGWARPIGSILGGLAAWAVLLHGGWSPGAVVVASAVLAVGVFVTLRVGQLVLNFFITAWIVFLITRLGSAPHLIAYGRPADTVLGALIGLAVFLIVPTYHHHRVHVLLAEWLRVQARILPVLVTGYASVGAVDPGGMDELRGRSREARERLEAAAGSLRHEPRAHRSRWSATELDHVTQSVDRLTRRASLVHHQLPRGREDAVPEAAEFAEILATHLEGLATAVATGGPVRAGELRAEFDASAARSGLADLVDVSSPDHVSHARGRALTLLLGLVVSVEELVTDLGGGVPGVGASSGAGRPSPIGGSARTGAHGRHAAL comes from the coding sequence ATGAATGAGGTGTATGGATGGTGGTCGGCCACCCAGCGGAGCTTCCGGGCCTCCCTGAAGATGGAGCGCACTCTCTCCGATCCGTGGGCCATCGCCCGCTCGGCAGTGGCGATCATCGCCGCGTCGGCCGTCGGTTGGGCCCTGGACGACCCCCTGGCTTGGGCGATGATGACCGTCGGAGCCTTCATCTGCGGCATCGGGACCCTGCTCGCGCCGATCAGACACCGGGCCGTCAACGCGCTCGTGATCGGTGTGGGCTTCTCCCTCGCCACCTTCGTGGGCGTCTGGCTCCACCCGATGGGCTGGTGGTTCCTCGTCGTCCTGGCCGTGGCGTCGTACGTCGCGGGCCTCTGGCGAGCGTTCGGGGCGGCTCCCGGCATCCGGGCCTGTCTCGTCACCATCGGCCTGATGATCACCGCCGACCTCTCCCCAGGCACCGACCCCGGACTCACCATGGTCATGTGGATGGCGGCCGGCTCCGGCATGGTCTTCGTCACCCAGCTCCTGCCGCCGTACGGCAGGCGACAGCCCGCCCAGCGCAAGGCGGTCGCGGCGCTCTACCAGGCCCTGGCCACGTACGCCGCCACCGCTCCCGAAGTCGGGTCCAAGCTGCCTTCCGCGCCTTTCACGGCAGCGCGCCGCACCTTGGATCTTCTGCCCGCGTTCGCCCGGCCCGCCGCCGCGCCTCTCTTCGGTCTGCTCGCCGAGGCCGAGAACATCCGCCGCTCGCTCTTCGCCACCGCCGACGACGGGCGCCTCCCCCGGCAGGCCGTCGCCGACCGGCTCGCCGCAGTGGCCACGACCGTAGCGAGCGGCAGGCCGCGGGAACTCGACGCCGAAACCCGTGAGCGTCTCGGGAGCTGGAGCCAGGAGGCGAAGGGCGCGGCGGGCACCCTCGTGGCGCGGCTCGCCGAGGCGGACCGGCTGGCGGGGCGCTGGTGGGACGCCCGAGGTCCCGAGGGGCTGGATGAGGTACTCCATGCCTTCCCCGTCCCGCACGCGGTCCGCGCGGGGCTTCGGCGGCTGCGCGCGGAGACCCGTCCCGGCGCGCCGCTCTCCCGGCACGCGGTCCGTATCGCCCTCGGCACCACCGCGGGCGAGGCCGCCGGGCGTGCGCTGGGCGCCTTCTGGGGGCACGCGTTGCCCCACCACGGATTCTGGGCGGCGCTGACGACGATGCTCGTCCTCTTCCCCGACTACGGGCACACCTTCGCCCGCGGCTGGGCCCGGCCGATCGGTTCGATCCTCGGTGGACTCGCCGCGTGGGCCGTGCTGCTCCACGGCGGCTGGAGCCCCGGCGCCGTCGTGGTCGCCTCGGCGGTCCTGGCCGTCGGTGTCTTCGTGACCTTGCGGGTGGGGCAGCTTGTTCTCAACTTCTTCATCACCGCGTGGATCGTCTTCCTGATCACCCGCCTCGGTTCCGCGCCGCACCTCATCGCGTACGGCCGCCCCGCCGACACCGTCCTCGGGGCCCTCATCGGCCTGGCCGTCTTCCTGATCGTCCCGACCTACCATCACCACCGGGTGCACGTGCTGCTCGCCGAGTGGCTCCGCGTCCAGGCGCGGATCCTTCCCGTCCTCGTCACCGGGTACGCCTCAGTCGGCGCCGTCGACCCGGGCGGGATGGACGAGCTCCGGGGCCGTTCGCGGGAGGCCCGCGAACGGCTGGAGGCGGCCGCTGGCAGCCTGCGCCACGAGCCGAGGGCCCACAGGTCACGGTGGAGCGCCACCGAGCTGGACCACGTGACGCAGTCGGTGGACAGGCTGACCCGCCGCGCCTCCCTCGTCCACCACCAGCTGCCACGCGGGCGGGAGGACGCCGTCCCGGAGGCCGCCGAGTTCGCGGAGATCCTCGCGACCCACCTCGAAGGGCTGGCCACGGCCGTCGCGACGGGTGGGCCCGTGCGCGCCGGCGAGCTGCGCGCCGAGTTCGACGCGTCGGCGGCCCGCAGCGGTCTCGCCGATCTCGTCGATGTGTCCTCCCCCGACCACGTCTCGCACGCGCGGGGGCGC